A genomic segment from Streptomyces sp. NBC_00459 encodes:
- a CDS encoding mannose-binding protein — translation MAVALSASAEPPEGALTPGGRPTAPERPTAPERTTAANPPATPERSTAPEQPASPAPAVAQPEERAATATPPAHSQARGADSEAATGASGATGAASSGDPEGAMPAAIAAAAGGTPPENDARTAHDGRPKKPMLAAAAIVGAVLIAVPFLLMAGGEDDGKKSDKVRSVSQEDKSDTVLGMGTASRTPDDYTTERPSPSPSPKKSETSAAVVPPKPQATPSTASEGSPSARASASQKASKPKETKKADPPKAPVWTQTSVSAPSTLSVGESWTTNRIRLTQQEDGNLVVYNENNKPLWASMMFGQNHRTVFQEDGNLVVYNSSQPVWASKTHNHPGAKLLLRPDGKVVIVDKGTVIWST, via the coding sequence GTGGCGGTCGCCCTGTCGGCCTCCGCTGAGCCCCCCGAGGGCGCGCTGACCCCGGGCGGCCGGCCCACCGCACCGGAGCGGCCCACCGCACCGGAGCGAACCACGGCCGCGAACCCGCCCGCGACCCCGGAGCGGTCCACCGCGCCGGAGCAGCCCGCGTCCCCCGCCCCTGCCGTCGCGCAACCGGAGGAACGGGCCGCTACCGCCACGCCCCCGGCGCACTCCCAGGCCCGGGGGGCCGACAGCGAGGCCGCGACCGGTGCGAGCGGTGCGACCGGTGCCGCCTCCTCGGGGGACCCCGAGGGAGCTATGCCCGCCGCCATCGCGGCCGCAGCGGGTGGAACGCCGCCCGAGAACGACGCCCGCACGGCCCACGACGGGCGTCCTAAGAAGCCGATGCTGGCCGCGGCGGCCATCGTCGGGGCCGTACTGATCGCCGTCCCCTTCCTCCTGATGGCAGGCGGAGAGGACGACGGAAAGAAGTCCGACAAGGTCCGGAGCGTGTCCCAGGAGGACAAGTCCGACACGGTTCTGGGCATGGGCACAGCGAGCCGAACGCCGGACGACTACACCACCGAGCGTCCCTCGCCGTCCCCGAGCCCCAAGAAGTCCGAGACCTCGGCGGCCGTCGTGCCCCCGAAGCCGCAGGCCACGCCTTCCACCGCCAGCGAGGGATCGCCGTCGGCCAGGGCTTCCGCGTCCCAGAAGGCGAGCAAACCGAAGGAGACGAAGAAGGCGGACCCGCCCAAGGCACCGGTTTGGACGCAGACGTCCGTCTCCGCTCCCAGCACACTCTCCGTCGGTGAGTCCTGGACCACGAACCGGATCAGGCTGACCCAGCAGGAGGACGGCAACCTGGTCGTCTACAACGAGAACAACAAGCCGCTGTGGGCGAGCATGATGTTCGGCCAGAACCACAGGACCGTCTTCCAGGAGGACGGCAACCTGGTCGTCTACAACAGCAGCCAACCCGTATGGGCTTCCAAGACCCACAATCACCCGGGCGCCAAGCTGCTCCTGCGGCCCGACGGCAAGGTGGTCATCGTGGACAAGGGCACCGTGATCTGGTCCACCTGA
- a CDS encoding glycosyl hydrolase 115 family protein: MAAAGVIPLLPGLVAGTAHAAPSLQAGRPEFPLVRGGSATDVFVDAGDDPAVLRAAGDLQADIERVGGVRPRLVHAVPEQATWLVVVGTIGASPVIDGLIAQGRLDVSRVKGSWEASVTQVVDRPLPGVDRALVIAGSDRRGTIYGIYDTSERIGVSPWYWWADVPVEHRDEVTVPAGPCTRREPSVRYRGIFINDEQNLTTWSRRTQEPDKNIGPETYKRVFELLLRLKANYLWPAMHPYSDFFNKHRENPELAEHYGIVVGSSHPEALLRNGVHEWDPWAAEHRNADGSLPVYDYTVNPAVISDYWRARARQNATYESSWTLGMRGLHDSALETKHATTIPEKVVVMNDIIADQRRILAEEVGQAAEPQIFIPYKEVLDLYNAGVQVPDDVTLIWPDDNHGNMRQLPNDAERRRTGGNGIYYHLSYWGRPKSYLWLDTTQPAKVWQELRRVYEHGADRMWIFNVGDVKSIENGLSFAMDVAWDVNRWDADGAEGVEGFLAEWAGRQFGRRHGREIAEIRTEYYRLAAELRPEFIAPGLISVVHHGDEASRRTAAYEQLLERARTLGAKLPEAYRDAYFELVEYPVHGAYLMNLKYYWADRNALARRQGRGAGTNRFADLAEAAHTAEAALTKRYNTEVAGGKWDGIVNPYPSQIPKAPGRPAVSRVTRQETSGLGVASEGNETGTARPLSFFSGTRDRRFVDVFNTGFLAVGWTAEASHPWVTLSESGGSLTDQTRVWVEIDWDRVPEGAHDATVTVSGADAGQRVDVPLSVRNDGERARRWRRGFVEAHGYVSIDAAHTDRRVTRGGARWRTVRGLGRRSGAVEAVPSTAAPITADFAARAPELRYRVRFNSTGTFPVTVFRLPSLDERGRRRVALALDDQPVTVLSGQSVATGNRGDAWARQVEDGVERLTATVTVTEPGEHELRLFMVDPAIAVDQIVIDTGGLPVSYLAPPESYHPVFNPGR, from the coding sequence ATGGCCGCCGCCGGAGTGATCCCACTGCTTCCCGGGCTGGTCGCCGGGACAGCCCACGCCGCGCCCTCGCTCCAGGCCGGCAGACCCGAATTCCCGCTGGTGCGGGGCGGATCGGCCACCGATGTGTTCGTGGACGCGGGCGACGACCCCGCCGTGCTCCGCGCCGCCGGGGATCTCCAGGCGGACATCGAACGGGTCGGCGGTGTACGGCCGCGACTGGTGCACGCCGTCCCCGAGCAGGCCACGTGGCTGGTCGTCGTCGGCACGATCGGCGCGAGCCCGGTCATCGACGGACTCATCGCCCAGGGCCGTCTCGACGTCTCCCGGGTGAAGGGGAGTTGGGAAGCGTCGGTGACCCAGGTGGTCGACCGTCCGCTGCCCGGGGTGGACCGCGCACTGGTCATCGCGGGCAGCGACCGGCGCGGCACGATCTACGGGATCTACGACACCTCGGAACGCATCGGGGTCTCACCCTGGTACTGGTGGGCCGACGTGCCCGTCGAGCACCGCGACGAGGTGACCGTGCCTGCGGGCCCCTGCACGCGCCGCGAGCCCTCCGTCCGCTACCGGGGCATCTTCATCAACGACGAGCAGAACCTGACCACTTGGTCCCGCCGCACCCAGGAGCCGGACAAGAACATCGGCCCCGAGACGTACAAGCGCGTCTTCGAACTGCTTCTCCGCCTCAAGGCCAACTACCTCTGGCCGGCCATGCATCCGTACTCCGACTTCTTCAACAAGCACCGCGAGAACCCCGAACTGGCCGAGCACTACGGCATAGTCGTCGGCTCCAGCCACCCCGAGGCCCTGCTCCGGAACGGCGTCCACGAATGGGACCCGTGGGCGGCGGAGCACCGCAACGCCGACGGCAGTCTGCCGGTGTACGACTACACGGTGAACCCCGCTGTCATCTCGGACTACTGGAGAGCCCGGGCCCGCCAGAACGCCACCTACGAGAGCAGCTGGACGCTCGGCATGCGCGGTCTGCACGACAGCGCGCTGGAGACGAAGCACGCGACGACGATCCCCGAGAAGGTCGTGGTGATGAACGACATCATCGCCGACCAGCGACGGATCCTGGCCGAGGAGGTCGGCCAGGCCGCCGAGCCGCAGATCTTCATCCCGTACAAGGAGGTACTGGACCTGTACAACGCGGGCGTCCAGGTACCCGACGACGTCACGCTCATCTGGCCGGACGACAACCACGGCAACATGCGCCAACTGCCCAACGACGCGGAGCGGCGGCGCACGGGCGGCAACGGCATCTACTACCACCTCTCCTACTGGGGCCGCCCGAAGAGCTATCTGTGGCTGGACACCACCCAACCGGCCAAGGTCTGGCAGGAGTTGCGCCGGGTCTACGAGCACGGCGCCGACCGCATGTGGATCTTCAACGTGGGGGACGTCAAGTCGATCGAGAACGGGCTGTCCTTCGCCATGGACGTCGCCTGGGACGTGAACCGGTGGGACGCGGACGGCGCCGAGGGGGTCGAGGGCTTCCTGGCCGAGTGGGCCGGCCGGCAGTTCGGGCGCCGCCACGGCCGCGAGATCGCCGAGATCCGCACCGAGTACTACCGCCTCGCGGCGGAACTGCGCCCGGAGTTCATCGCCCCGGGCCTGATCTCCGTGGTCCACCACGGTGACGAGGCGAGCCGCAGGACTGCCGCCTACGAGCAACTGCTGGAACGGGCACGGACCTTGGGCGCCAAGCTGCCCGAGGCCTACCGGGACGCCTACTTCGAGCTGGTCGAATACCCGGTGCACGGCGCCTACTTGATGAACCTGAAGTACTACTGGGCGGATCGCAACGCGCTCGCCCGGCGCCAGGGACGCGGCGCCGGGACGAACCGCTTCGCGGACCTGGCCGAGGCGGCCCACACCGCGGAGGCGGCGCTCACCAAGCGCTACAACACCGAGGTGGCGGGCGGCAAATGGGACGGCATCGTCAATCCGTACCCCTCGCAGATCCCGAAGGCGCCGGGCCGCCCGGCCGTCAGCAGGGTCACCCGGCAGGAGACGTCGGGGCTGGGAGTGGCATCGGAGGGCAACGAGACGGGGACGGCCCGCCCGCTGTCCTTCTTCTCCGGCACCCGCGACCGCCGCTTCGTGGACGTCTTCAACACCGGCTTCCTGGCGGTGGGTTGGACCGCCGAGGCCAGTCACCCCTGGGTCACGCTGAGCGAGTCGGGCGGCTCCCTGACCGACCAGACCAGGGTGTGGGTGGAGATCGACTGGGACCGGGTGCCCGAGGGGGCCCACGACGCGACGGTCACCGTGAGCGGGGCCGACGCCGGGCAGCGTGTCGACGTACCGCTGAGTGTGCGCAACGACGGTGAACGGGCGCGCCGTTGGCGGCGGGGCTTCGTCGAGGCGCACGGGTACGTCTCGATCGACGCCGCGCACACCGACCGCCGGGTGACGCGGGGCGGGGCCCGCTGGCGTACCGTACGCGGGCTGGGCCGTCGTAGCGGCGCGGTGGAGGCGGTGCCGTCGACGGCGGCTCCGATCACCGCCGACTTCGCCGCGCGGGCACCGGAGTTGAGGTACCGGGTGCGCTTCAACAGCACCGGTACCTTCCCGGTGACCGTCTTCCGGCTGCCGTCGCTCGACGAGCGGGGCCGGCGGCGGGTGGCGCTCGCTCTCGACGACCAGCCGGTGACGGTTCTGTCCGGGCAGTCCGTCGCCACCGGCAACCGGGGAGACGCCTGGGCCCGCCAGGTGGAGGACGGCGTCGAGAGACTGACGGCCACGGTGACGGTCACCGAACCCGGCGAACACGAACTGCGGCTCTTCATGGTCGACCCGGCGATCGCCGTGGACCAGATCGTCATCGACACGGGCGGACTGCCGGTCAGCTATCTGGCTCCGCCGGAGAGCTACCACCCGGTGTTCAACCCGGGGCGATGA